In Brachypodium distachyon strain Bd21 chromosome 2, Brachypodium_distachyon_v3.0, whole genome shotgun sequence, one genomic interval encodes:
- the LOC100833251 gene encoding cytochrome P450 86A1, which translates to MAMAMAMGGGGGMLQLQLEPYAVAATLAALASAYMLWFWALSRRLSGPRMWPLVGSLPSVVANRTRVHDWIADNLRATGDAATYQTCILPLPFLARRQGLVTVTCNPRNLEHILRARFDNYPKGPMWQAAFHDLLGQGIFNSDGETWLLQRKTAALEFTTRTLRQAMARWANRSIKDRLWRILADHCDAAASVDLQDLLLRLTFDNICGLTFGKDPETLSPGLPENPFAAAFDEATGATMQRFLFPSFLWRVKKALGLGSEQSLRKSLAVVDQFMTETIAARKATPSDDLLSRFMKKRDSNGKAFPEDVLQWIALNFLLAGRDTSSVALSWFFWTIMQRRDVERKVLLEIASVLRETRGEHDDGTGKWTEEPLGFDELERLVYLKAALAETLRLYPSVPQDSKYVVADDVLPDGTVVPAGSAITYSIYSVGRMESIWGKDCAEFRPERWLSADGSRFEPVKDAYRFVAFNGGPRTCLGKDLAYLQMKSIASAVLLRHSVELVPGHKVQQKISLTLFMKNGLRVNVKPRDLASYVAPPEEEPPELGSVVIPTTTAAAA; encoded by the coding sequence atggccatggccatggcaatgggtggcggcggcggcatgttGCAGTTGCAGTTGGAACCCTACGCCGTGGCCGCGACGCTGGCGGCATTGGCTTCGGCGTACATGCTGTGGTTCTGGGCGCTGTCGAGGCGGCTCTCGGGGCCCCGGATGTGGCCGCTCGTGGGCAGCCTCCCCAGCGTGGTGGCGAACCGGACGCGTGTCCACGACTGGATCGCCGACAACCTCCGCGCCACGGGCGACGCGGCCACGTACCAGACTTGCATCCTGCCGCTGCCGTTCCtggcgcggcggcaggggctgGTGACGGTGACTTGCAACCCGCGGAACCTGGAGCACATCCTGCGCGCGCGCTTCGACAACTACCCCAAGGGCCCCATGTGGCAGGCGGCGTTCCACGACCTCCTGGGCCAGGGCATCTTCAACTCGGACGGCGAGACGTGGCTGCTCCAGCGCAAGACGGCCGCGCTCGAGTTCACCACCCGGACGCTGCGCCAGGCCATGGCGCGCTGGGCCAACCGCTCCATCAAGGACCGCCTCTGGCGCATCCTGGCCGACCActgcgacgccgccgccagcgtcgACCTCCAGGACCTCCTCCTTCGCCTCACCTTCGACAACATCTGTGGCCTCACCTTCGGCAAGGATCCCGAGACCTTGTCCCCGGGTTTGCCCGAGAACCCCTTCGCCGCCGCTTTCGACGAGGCCACGGGGGCCACGATGCAGAGGTTCCTGTTCCCGAGCTTCCTGTGGCGGGTCAAGAAGGCGCTCGGGCTCGGCAGCGAGCAAAGCCTCCGGAAGAGCCTCGCCGTGGTGGACCAGTTCATGACGGAGACCATCGCGGCGCGCAAGGCCACGCCCTCGGACGATCTCCTCTCCCGGTTCATGAAGAAGCGCGACAGCAACGGGAAAGCGTTCCCGGAGGACGTGCTGCAGTGGATCGCGCTCAACTTTCTCCTGGCCGGGCGCGACACCTCCTCCGTGGCGCTCAGCTGGTTCTTCTGGACGATCATGCAGAGGCGGGACGTGGAGCGGAAGGTGCTCCTGGAGATCGCCTCCGTGCTCAGGGAGACCCGCGGGGAGCACGACGACGGCACGGGGAAGTGGACCGAGGAGCCGCTGGGCTTCGACGAGCTGGAACGGCTCGTGTACCTGAaggcggcgctggcggagaCGCTGCGGCTGTACCCGTCGGTGCCGCAGGACTCCAAGTACGTGGTGGCGGACGACGTGCTCCCCGACGGCACCGTGGTGCCGGCCGGCTCCGCGATCACTTACTCCATCTACTCGGTCGGGAGGATGGAGAGCATCTGGGGGAAAGACTGCGCCGAGTTCCGGCCGGAGCGGTGGCTCTCGGCTGACGGCAGCCGCTTCGAGCCCGTCAAGGACGCGTACCGCTTCGTGGCGTTCAACGGCGGGCCGAGGACGTGCCTCGGGAAAGACCTCGCCTACCTGCAGATGAAGTCCATCGCGTCCGCGGTGCTGCTGCGCCACTCGGTGGAGCTCGTGCCGGGGCACAAGGTGCAGCAGAAGATATCGCTCACTCTCTTCATGAAGAACGGCCTCCGCGTCAACGTCAAGCCCAGGGACCTTGCCAGCTACGtcgcgccgccggaggaggagccgcccGAGCTGGGATCCGTCGTTATCCCGActaccaccgccgccgctgcataG